The following are encoded in a window of Amaranthus tricolor cultivar Red isolate AtriRed21 chromosome 2, ASM2621246v1, whole genome shotgun sequence genomic DNA:
- the LOC130806834 gene encoding lactoylglutathione lyase-like isoform X1, protein MASTTLISHSLIRNITRFAAKSSSSSSSLLSNRNKVALFDSFLQQKNRFRYFSITSSMASSSDFKESPSKNPGLQAIPDEATKGYIMQQTMFRIKDPKISLDFYSRVLGMSLLKRLDFPEMKFSLYFLGYEDSSSAPSDPVDRTVWTFGRKATIELTHNWGTEGDPEFKGYHNGNSDPRGFGHIGITVDDIYKACERFEQLGVEFVKKPDDGKMKGIAFIKDPDGYWIEIFDLKRIGAVTSAAS, encoded by the exons ATGGCTTCCACTACTTTGATTTCCCATTCCTTAATTCGTAACATTACTAGATTCGCTGcaaaatcatcttcatcatcttcatctctTCTTTCAAATCGTAATAAAGTTGCATTGTTTGATTCTTTTTTGCAGCAAAAGAATCGATTCCGATACTTCTCAATTACATCATCGATGGCGTCTTCTTCAGATTTCAAGGAATCTCCTTCCAAAAATCCAGGTCTTCAAGCTATACCTGATGAGGCTACTAAGGGTTATATCATGCAACAAACT ATGTTTCGAATTAAGGACCCTAAAATCAGTTTGGATTTCTACTCTCGTGTTCTGGGCATGTC ACTTCTTAAGAGGTTGGATTTTCCTGAGATGAAATTTAGCTTATACTTCCTGGGTTATGAG GATTCTTCTTCAGCCCCAAGTGATCCAGTGGATAGAACGGTTTGGACCTTTGGTAGGAAAGCCACAATTGAACTTACCCA CAACTGGGGTACAGAAGGTGATCCTGAGTTCAAAGGTTATCACAATGGAAACTCAGACCCTCGTGGTTTCG GACACATAGGGATCACTGTCGACGACATTTACAAGGCATGCGAGAGATTTGAACAGTTAGGCGTCGAGTTTGTGAAGAAGCCTGATGATG GTAAAATGAAGGGTATTGCATTCATAAAGGATCCCGATGGCTACTGGATTGAAATTTTTGATCTTAAAAGGATCGGAGCTGTCACTAGTGCTGCTTCTTGA
- the LOC130806834 gene encoding lactoylglutathione lyase-like isoform X2: MASSSDFKESPSKNPGLQAIPDEATKGYIMQQTMFRIKDPKISLDFYSRVLGMSLLKRLDFPEMKFSLYFLGYEDSSSAPSDPVDRTVWTFGRKATIELTHNWGTEGDPEFKGYHNGNSDPRGFGHIGITVDDIYKACERFEQLGVEFVKKPDDGKMKGIAFIKDPDGYWIEIFDLKRIGAVTSAAS; this comes from the exons ATGGCGTCTTCTTCAGATTTCAAGGAATCTCCTTCCAAAAATCCAGGTCTTCAAGCTATACCTGATGAGGCTACTAAGGGTTATATCATGCAACAAACT ATGTTTCGAATTAAGGACCCTAAAATCAGTTTGGATTTCTACTCTCGTGTTCTGGGCATGTC ACTTCTTAAGAGGTTGGATTTTCCTGAGATGAAATTTAGCTTATACTTCCTGGGTTATGAG GATTCTTCTTCAGCCCCAAGTGATCCAGTGGATAGAACGGTTTGGACCTTTGGTAGGAAAGCCACAATTGAACTTACCCA CAACTGGGGTACAGAAGGTGATCCTGAGTTCAAAGGTTATCACAATGGAAACTCAGACCCTCGTGGTTTCG GACACATAGGGATCACTGTCGACGACATTTACAAGGCATGCGAGAGATTTGAACAGTTAGGCGTCGAGTTTGTGAAGAAGCCTGATGATG GTAAAATGAAGGGTATTGCATTCATAAAGGATCCCGATGGCTACTGGATTGAAATTTTTGATCTTAAAAGGATCGGAGCTGTCACTAGTGCTGCTTCTTGA
- the LOC130806835 gene encoding lactoylglutathione lyase-like yields the protein MAEPKESPSNNPGLQATPDEATKDYFMQQTMLRIKDPKASLDFYSRILGMSLLKRLDSPQMKFSVYFMGYEDTTSAPSDPVDRTVWTLSKRATIELTHYWGTESDPEFRGYHNGNTDPRGFGHIGITVDDTCKACERFEKLGVEFVMKPGEGKMKGLAFIMDPDGYWIEIFDLTTIRDVCAGAA from the exons atggcGGAACCCAAAGAGTCTCCATCAAACAATCCGGGTCTTCAAGCTACTCCTGATGAGGCTACTAAAGATTACTTCATGCAACAAACT ATGCTTCGAATTAAGGACCCTAAAGCAAGTTTGGACTTCTATTCTCGTATATTGGGAATGTC ACTTTTAAAAAGGTTGGATTCTCCTCAGATGAAATTTAGCGTCTACTTTATGGGTTATGAG GACACTACTTCAGCACCCAGTGATCCTGTGGACCGAACCGTTTGGACGCTCAGTAAGAGAGCTACAATTGAACTTACTCA CTACTGGGGTACAGAAAGTGATCCTGAATTCAGAGGGTATCACAACGGAAACACAGACCCACGTGGTTTTG GGCATATAGGGATTACTGTTGATGATACGTGCAAGGCATGCGAGAGGTTTGAGAAATTAGGTGTGGAGTTTGTTATGAAACCTGGTGAAG GTAAAATGAAAGGGCTTGCATTCATAATGGATCCTGATGGCTACTGGATTGAAATATTTGATCTTACGACAATTCGAGATGTTTGTGCTGGTGCCGCTTGA